One window of Pirellulales bacterium genomic DNA carries:
- a CDS encoding SUMF1/EgtB/PvdO family nonheme iron enzyme: RYRLPTEAEWEYACRAGKSEAYRWSARRTPDDKSGEAAGIEPALAVTKVGAYPANAFGLHDMRGNVWEWCGDWFDRTYYGRSPLANPQGPAEGYLKVVRGGDWIFVGEVCRINYPIMSPWQKSPFVGFRVVCEAGE; the protein is encoded by the coding sequence GGCGCTACCGATTGCCGACCGAGGCCGAGTGGGAGTACGCCTGCCGGGCCGGCAAGAGCGAGGCGTATCGCTGGAGCGCGCGGCGCACGCCCGACGACAAGTCGGGCGAAGCGGCGGGCATCGAGCCGGCGCTCGCCGTGACCAAGGTCGGGGCCTATCCGGCCAATGCGTTTGGGCTCCACGACATGCGGGGCAACGTATGGGAGTGGTGCGGCGACTGGTTCGATCGCACGTATTACGGCCGTTCGCCGCTCGCCAATCCGCAGGGACCCGCCGAGGGCTACCTCAAGGTCGTCCGCGGCGGCGACTGGATTTTTGTGGGCGAAGTTTGCCGCATCAACTACCCCATCATGTCTCCCTGGCAAAAAAGCCCGTTCGTGGGTTTCCGCGTCGTGTGCGAGGCGGGAGAATAG